The Cuculus canorus isolate bCucCan1 chromosome 5, bCucCan1.pri, whole genome shotgun sequence DNA segment GGGAGAGGCCCACTCAGCACTCCCAAAACCCCCACCGCAGGCACAGTCCCATCGGGACCAGCTGCTGCAACGCCATCCGACCAAACACAGCAGGGCTTGACCTTCATCCCCTGCATCGATTTAACGCATAGGAAATGGAAATTGCTGAGTAAACCCTTTCTGCTTTGTGAAGAGGGAAGCTGGAAGAGATGCCCACATGCCATGGAATCTCCTCTTCTCTTACCCAGCCTCCAGCTCCCCGTCCAGGTCCAGGTGGTACTCGGGACCCTCCACATGCGTCACCCCATCACGCAGCGTCCGCCCATCCATGAGCTCCAACTGCCAGGGAAGGGGGCAAAGGCGTTAAGGGctggtggggaaactgaggcagggcaggagaggTGAGCTGGGACTGCCTGCATCCCCTCCTGAGCCTTCCTCACCGTCGTCAGCTTCCTCAGGGCGGCGATGCGCTCCTCCCAGGTGGCTGAGGACTTCTCGAACGCCTCATGGCGCTTGAGCAGCTTCTCCACTGCGTCCACTGTCTGCCCGTAGTCGCTGCTGGCCAGGTAGGGCTCTTGCGCCATCAGCCATGACTCGGCCACTGTGGCGTCCCGGGAGAACTGGCACACCTCCAGcactgcaggcagggatggggagcgcTCAGCACCCTACACCACCCCCATCGCCACCCCCTGGCTGAGCCGCAGTCCTATCCGGCACCGCCGGCGAACTCACAGAGCCGCAGCCGCTCCCAGCGCTGCTCCCACGTCTCCATCATGgccctcctcttctccaccagctccatcaGCTTCACCTTGATCTGCAAGGGGACACTGTCACAGGGTGACCCCGGTGGCACCATCCCTACCGCGCTCCATCTCTGCTGGCCTCACCTCGGGCGAGTCCTGGTGCTTGCgctgcagcagcttcttgcCCAGCTCAATGCAGGCAGTAAAGTTCTTGCCCCGGGCATCCACCTCGGCCCTGATGCCCTGATGGTACTTCATGAGCAGCTCCACGGAGGAGACATCCCTGGAGACAGAGAGGTGATGGCATCAGTGGTGGCATCAGTGCTGGGAGCCAGCGAATGGTGCTGGGTGCCCACTGGGCGCACTCATACCTGGGTTTCTCCTGTGTCTCAATCTGCCGGACAGTGCTTTCCATCCAGGAAAGCAGATCCCGCACCATCCCGAAGAAGCGATGCTTGTCGGCCGTGTCCACCAGCCGGGCCCGACGCCCGCTGCATGCCTCCAGCAGCGCCTGCAGGGCTCTGGCCACCTCCTGCTCCTGTTCTTGGATGCCGGCTGCCTTCTCGCCAGCGTAAGCAGCCTGCAGCCGTGCCGCCGTCTCCCTGAACTGCTGCACCTGCCcggaggagatggagagcaTGGAGGATGGCGAGTGCTGGTGGTGCCAGTGCTGGGCATCCCTGCAGGCTCCGGGTGCAGCCTCACCTGCGtctccagcagctggaggtCACGCTCGAAGGCGCTGTGCATGCGGTGGAAAGCCTCCACTGTGCCAGCATCCTCGCCCAGGTCCTGCGGCAGCTCCTGGCGCCGGGCAGCAATGAGggacagcagctcagcaccatcGTAGAAGTACTTGTGGAGGTCGTGGGAGGCGGCGAGGAGCTGCATGCGGGTGTCGATCAGCTCCAGGAGGTCAGCCCAGCTCTCATTGAGCCCATCCTTCCACTCAGCCATGGTGGCCGCCTCCGTGTGCCCCGCGTCAATGAGGTCCTCAATGGCCAGGTTCACCCGGTCCACGCGTTCCTGCCCCACGCTGCCCGTGTCCCGTGCAAACTCCCGAAACTTCTCCCGCAGGAGCTGCATGAGGGAGAGGAGAGTCTGGTTTAGCCTCACAAAACCACACATGGGCATCACCATGCCCAGGCCGGCACCGGCATTCTCACCGTGACGTGGTCCAGGTCCTGCCCCATCTCCTGGGAGGAGGCGACCACGTCGCGCTCGGCAATCCACTGCTCCAGGTCTTCCACCTCCCgcttcagctggaagaggtggGACATGTTCTCCAGGCGCCGGCGGCGCTCCTCAGCCACCTCCTTCAGCCCTGCGTAGTGCTTGTCCACCTGGCCCTGCAGCCGGATGATCTGCTCCCTGCGCGGCCCCGGCACACAGACACCCCAGTTCTCACCCGGGAAAAGATGTCCCCAACCCATCCGTGTTGCCAACTGGGGGAGAACTTGGGGAAGGACCCTCTCTGTTCCCTGTGTCCCTTTGCCTCCACCTCCTTGATGCAGCCAGGGTGATGCTGCCCAGCTGGAGCAAGGTGCCAGGGCAGCCAATGCCACCAGAGCTCCAACCAAACCACCCACCCCAGTGCTGAGGGCAAAGAGCTGCCCCGAGGGACAGGGGACACGTGGTGGTGGCACCTACCCCTCAGGGTggccagcagagagcagctgctgagccctccctgccagctccttgATGGTTTGGCCGTAGTCCTCAATGGATCGCTGCTGCCGGATGTGTCTCTTCAGCATCACCAAGCCACTCTCCTCATCCTGCGGCATGGCAGACACCGGTGCCCATCAGTGCCCAGcatggaggtgggatggggaccagGGTCCAGCCCCGGTGTCCACCCTGCGGGCATGGTGTGGGGTAGCATGGGATGGGATGATCTGGCTTGGCATAGGGTGGCATGAGATGGGATGACCTGTAATGGCTTGGCATGGGGTGGCATTTGATGAGCTATAGTGGCATGGGGAGGCATGGGTTGGGGTGTAATGATGTAACATGGCGTGGGATGGACTGTGTTATGGCACAGTATGTCATGGAATGACCAGACACAGGATGACCAGTagtgggatgggataggatgggatgggatgccctaaagggatgggatggactGTGCTATGGTGTGTAACAGCCAGAGGATGGCATGCAATGGCACGGCACAGCATGGGATGGATGGTATGTAATGTCTCAGTGTGGCATGAGATGGAGTGTAACGGCATGGCAGAGCCTGGGTGGACACAGGACATCCCAGCATGGCACAGAACCACACCCCCCCAACACGTGGCACCATGTGGAGCACCCCTGTCACCTTTGGCTTCTCCTCGGCTCCCATGAAGAGCTCCTGCTCACTGATCCATGCCTCAGCCTCGCTGGCATCCAGGTAGTACTGCTGCGCCTCGCCAGCCTCCCGCAGGCGCTGCTGCCGGGCGGCGGTCTCTGCCCGCAGCATTTCCCACAGTGCCTGCAGCTCCCGCGCCCGAACCTCCAGCTCGGGGCTCAGTCCGGTGCTGCTCACCGCCGCCTCGCCGCGCCTCAGCACCTCGGCCAGGCGAGGACCGTGTCCCGCCAGCTCCTTCTGCAGCGTCTGCGGGCGGGACGGGGCGTCATGGCAGGGCATGCGGCCACCACAAGGCTTGTCCTCGGGGCGAGTGGCACTATGGGACCAGCCGGGGTGGTGGGTGGCACCACGGCACCGGGGCTCACCTCGTTCCTCTTGGCCAGGCACTGCACGCTCTGCAGGTCAGTGCCGTGCTCCGTCGACCTCGCCAAGGGCAGCCGCTCCTGCACCCACAGCTGCGGGCGAGAGCACCCCCTCAGCACCACACGGCACTGACAGGTGCTTCTGGCACACCCGACCCCACTGCCGTGATGATGCTCACCGTCTCATCCTCCAGATCCCGCCCGAGTTGGTACATGGCCTTGGCGGtctccagctccatcctcctcctgcccagcgGCTCCAGCAAGTCACGGAATCGCCGCCGGAGCTTCTGCTCATGCCCATCAGCATCAGGCTCATCCCTGACAAGGGGTGGCCCCTGCCATTCCAGCTCATCCAACTCCTTCATCCGCGCTCCCACTTGCTCTTCCAGTCTCTGCATGGGCAGAACAGCGTGAGCCACGGCAGAGCagggtcacagaatcatggaatcggTTGGAATTTGAGGTCATCGAGGCCAAtcatccctgtccactactaagccaTCCCCGAGCACCTTGTCTGCCTGgctttaaacccctccagggctggggactccaccaccgccctgagcagcctctgccagggcccaagaacccttttagtttttcctgatgtccaaacTGAAcgtgccctggtgcaacttgaggccattccctcttgtcctgtcccccgtcacttgggagaagagcccagcacccacttcaccacaacttcctttcaggcgGTTGTAaacagcaatgaggtctcctctcggcctccttttctccagactaaacagccccaggtccctcagatgcctctcataacccttgttctccagcccttgggagATGGGGACCCCATGGGCACCATTCAGCCCTGTTCAAGACCACAACCCAGCACTTCAgagccctccccaccccaaacTAGGGTCCTGCCCAAAGGAATGGGTGAGATCCCAACACCCTTCCACCCCCTCAAATTGCTCGGCTGGCGGTGCCACCACCCACCGTcagcttcttcagctgcagattTGTGGCGGTGAGGTCTTTGGCCGGCTCGGCGCTGCGCAGCTCCTCCTCCGCCTGCCCCAGCCAGCTCTCCAGCTCCCCGTAGCTCTGGGCGTACAGCGTTGAGCGGTTGGCCTCAAAGAGCTGCCGGCCCTTCTCCTCACCCGCATGGCGCAGCCCGTCCCACCGCTCCCgcagcttctccagctgccGTGCCACCACCTCGCCGTACTGCGGTTTGCGACTTGCCagctccttcccttcctgccGGCAACACCAAAGAGGTTTGTGAGCACCACAGCGTGGCTCCACGCTGGCATGGGGACCTCCCACCTAGCCAGGGTCAGTGAGGCTTCCAGGCTCTGGTACCCACCTTCTCAATCTTCTCCAACCAACCCCGGTTGGCCGCCAGCTCGGCCATGAACGCCTGGTGCTTCTGCCACTTGCCGTGGAGGCCACGGGCTTCTCCGTAAGAGGCATCCAGTGCTGTCAgcatcttctcctccacccaGGCATCAAGCTGTAGGTGAGGGGTGTTAGGACTCAGCTAGTGCGGaccccccagtgccaccagccgTGCCATGTGCCTACCTCCTGGCAGTTCTGCAGGAAGGTCTGCAGCTCATGGTTGTCCTGAAGCAAACCTGCCGCCTCCTCCACCTTGGCTGCAATGTCCCCGTGCCTGGTAGGGCGACCAGAGATGGGCAGCATCAGCCCTGCTGCCAACACACTGCCCGCCCGCCGACCCCTCGCCACACTCACCGCTTCTGGAGGGCCTGGCACTTCTCGGTGATCTTCTCGGCAAAGATGTTCCCCTCCGCCACGAGCTTGGTGCCACCAGCCACCACCTCAGGGACCTTCTCGGCGCTGCTCTCCACGCCAGCACAGAAGTTCTGGAAGCGGCgcagggcagcagctgagccCTCCAGTGTGGTGGGCACGTCCAGATGGGTCAGTGTGTACTCCTAGGGGGACACAAGGGGGTGTCAGCACCTTTCTGGGGTGCCCATGAGCCAAGAACCGCCCTGGGACCTTCCTTGGGCACCCACCTGGTTGGTAAGGAGGATCTCCGCCTGCTTAGCATCACGGAGGAACTCCTGGAAGCCACGGCATTGGATGAGGAAGCGGTGCCGGGCTTCTGCCAtcctgcccagggcagcccaGCCGGCCTCCACGCCCTGCAGGCGCTGCCGCAGCCCCTCATACTGGGGGTCCGTCTGCTCCCCCACCACTTTCTCCCCAGCTTCCATCAAGGTGGTGAAGGCATCCGCGTGCTCCTCCGCATCCCGCCTTGCAGCCTCGTGccgctgcagcagctcctctgcctcGGCCAAAGAGACCGGCACCTCGTCGGTGGCTGCCACGGCTTTCTGAGCCCCGAAGAGCCAAGCCTGAAAGTCATCCAGGTCCTGCAGGAAGCGTCGAAGCTGCCCGGCTTCACCCAAAGAGGCTGCTTGGTCCCGCAGGGCCGCCTGCAGCTCGTCCCACGCGGCCACCGCCGCTGTCAGCTGCTCGGCCACCTCCCCGGCCACCTCAGGCCGTTCCTTGGCCAGCTCGTCAGCCTGGGAGCGCAGGGTGGCCAGGCGCTCCTCGGCGACCGCCAGCTCTCGCTCGATGCCGTAGAGCTTGCGTTGGGTGGCCAAGACGCCAGCCAAGTCCCGTCCCAGCTCAGCGGTGGCCTCGACCGCCCGGGCTTtgctctgcagccactgccGCGTCTCCTCGCACTCCAGGCGGTAGTTGAGGAGCCGCAGAGCCGAGCCCACCGCTCGGTGACGCTCGGCCACCAGCGCCCTGAACCGCTCCCACCTGTGAGGGGGAAGCAGGTGAGGGCAGGGGATGCGGCCAGTGGGGACCAGTCTGACCACTCCGGTGTCACCCACTCGCCCCAATGTCACCTCCTCGCCCTGGCATCACCCACTTGCCCCCAGCATCACCCACTTGCGTCCAGCATCACCTACTGGTCTCAGCACCACCCACTCACCCCTGACATCACTTGCTCATCCCCCAGCGTCACCCACTCACCCCCAGCATTGCTCACTTGCCCCAATGTCACTTGTTCACTCTGGCATCACCCACTTGTCCTCAGCATCGCCCACTCGCCCCATACCTCTCGTTGAGCTGCTCCTGGCACTGCCGGACGTGGGGGCTGCGGGGGTGTCTGCTGGCCAGCAGCCCATCGGCTGCCTGGTTGACGGCTGCAATCTGGGAAGCCACGGTGGCCATCTCCTGCTCCAGTCCATCCAGCCTGTGGGGACAACCAGGCTGAGAACGGGCAGCAACTCAGGACACCTCATGGCAGCACCACCACCGTGCAAGCTCCTACCTATGCTGCACCACATCCAGGTCCTCCAGTGCCTGAGGGACCTCCAATTGTCCCAGCCAGGTCTCCTTGGACGCCATCCAGAGGTGGCAGGCATCACTCTCGCCAAAGACAGTGTAGAGGTCGAGGGCGTCCTGCAGCTGGCGGCCTCGCTTCTCGGCCAGCATGGCCACCTCGGCGTGCAGCTCCCACAGGGCTTCCAGCCGGCTCTGTGCCTCGGGGCTGCCGCGCAGCTCCGGTGGGAAGCCATCAGCTTGTTGAGTCAAGCcatccagctgctccttggcagccaccagctcctccagcagctcatgGTGCTGCCGCAGCAGGACACGGGTGTGGGACTcgtcctgtcccagctcctcaGCAGCCGCACGCCGTCGCGCATCCCTTAACGCCTCCATCAACTCCTCGGTCTCCGCTTGGAACTGGAAGAAACCTTCAGCCTCGCGCAAGCCACGCCGGCGGAATGctgccagctcctccagctgcgCCCACAGAGCCCGCACCACAGCGCTGCGCTCACGCAGCCGATCGGCTGCCTGCCCCGCCACCGCCAGCCCCTCGCCCGCTGCCAGTGCCTGCTCCAGCCGCCCACCACGGCCCCGCAGCTCGGCCTCGAAGGCGGCGTGGCGGCGCTGGAGCAGCAGCACGCCCGGCAGGTCCTTCCCAAAGTCCAACGAGGAGTAGAGCTGTTCCTGCTCCTTGATCCAGGCTTCGGTCTCATCCAGCTCCCACAGGCAGGTCCAGAGGGAGCGAGACTGCTCCAGCAGAGCTCTCCGCCGTGCCGCCAGCGCTGCCAGCTCCCGCCGGCACAACTCCAGGTGGCTCACGCGGTCCCGGATGATTTTGGGGTCGCATGGACGATAGCCTGGATGGGAAACAGCGGGGGAACCTATCAGTGGGGCCTCCTGGCTTCTCCTGGCCATACCACGGTCACAGGGATCCTGGGTTCTCCTGGCCGTGCAATGGTCCTAGGGCATCTCAACTCCGCCCAGCCATGCCATGGTCCCAGGATGTCCTAGCTTCTCCTGGCCATGCCGTGGCCCCAGGATGTCCTGACTGTGCATGGTCCCAGCTCCCTCCGGCCATTCCATGGTCCCAGGATGCCTCCACGTGCCTACCCTCAGCATCGGCGAAGCGGAAGGCAGCAGTGCTGATGGCTCGTGTCTTCTCCGCCTGCAGGGCCATGTCCCTCTCCAGCAGCTGGTGggtctgcagcagctcctcagcctCCAGAAGGTGCTTCCCACACTCAGGCGATGCCAGCTGCACCTGCAGGAGGGCCCAAGCCAACATCCACCACCAGTTCCAGCCAAGAGCACCCGCTGCCACCCAGAACCTACCACCAGCACCTCAGTATCTCATCTGTCTTCTCATGGGGGTCCTACCAACACTCTGCCTGGTAGGGACCAAGGCATCCCACCCATGGTGTTCCCCAACACCCACAGCTCACCTTGACCTCATCCATCCAGTCAATGCTATGGAGCATCTCCTGGAAGAGGTGCTGCAGGACGAGATTCATCTCCAGGCGCTGGCGCCgggcagccagcagctccaggagctgCTCCCAGAGCCGCAGGATGTTGTCCTTGCGCCTGTTGATGCGTTGGATGTCATGGTAGCCCTCCACCTCCAGCTCCTTTGCCACTGCCTCGATGGCCTGCACTCGCTCCTTGTAGGCGGCTGTGTCTGTCTCGATGGCCTCATGCTTCTTCTTGGCCGCCTCCACTGCTGGCAAGTCCTGGCCGAAGTTGTCCTGCACCAGCACAAAGCCCATGGTGAAGCTCCAGTAGGGCACCCTGGCTGTCGGGGTGGATGTCCCCAGTCTTACCTGGGCCACCAGGCGCTGGTTCTCGCTCAGCCAGGCCTCCCGCATGGCCGCCTTGCGGTCAAATCGCCGCgccagctgctccagcttctcctgccGGATCAGCTCGTTGCGCAGTGCCAGCTCCCGCTCGTGCTCCgctttctccagctgctcccacgCCTGTGGGAAGGGGGAGCCAGATCAGGGTGGCACCTCACCCCTCAACCACCCGTGTCTTGTTCTGGTGGTGAACCCCAATGTGTCCCATGGGCTGGGGAGGGTGGCTGGAGGAACCCAGCCTGCCTTAGGGTGGACCTGATAGATCAGGTCCATCTGGGATGGACTTGAACATCCCTGGGAGATGGACCCAACCTGCCCTGCCACCCATCCCAGGATGGACCTGAACTGCTCACAGGAGAAGGACCTGACCTGGTCTAGAACAAACCTAATTTGCCCTGGACAGACCCAACCTGCCCCAGGACCTGAACTGCCTTGGGATGGAACCAAGTTGCCCCAGGAGATGGACCAAGGAGTTGGACCCAACCTGCCCTGGGACAGCCTGGGAAGCAAAGCCCTCAGAGACACAGGTGGAAGAGCTGCCCCAGGTCACAGGGTGTCATGTGTCCCTATGGTACGTTGCCAGGATGGGCCCCATACCCGGTTGATGTCAGAGACCAAGCGCCCCTCGTTCGGTGTGTAGACGCGCTGGTTGTTGGCTCGCATCCTTGACTGGATGGTGAAGAGCAGCACCTCCAGGTTGCCCTTCTCCTGAAACCTGCCCCAGAGAGAGCTCAGCCTGGAggacccatgggtgctcccCACCACCGTGTGGGCATGGGGGGCTCAGGGGTGCTTACTTGGGGGGCTTCTCCACAGTGCGGTAGGTGCTGAAGGCCTGAAGCTGGTGCTGCACCCCGGCCAGCGAGTTGGCAAAGCTGCGGCTGTTGAGGGAGGCGATGGTCTGCTCGATCCAGGTGAGCAGGTTGGATGCCAGCCCTCCATAGCCCTCGATCATCCGCTCCGTCTCCTTGGCGTGCTCAATGACCTGCACCATGGCCCGTGGTGAGCATGGAGGTCCAGCACCCTGGCAGAACTCCCACCCCAACGTCATCCTCTACCTTGCCCAAGCGCCTGCCTTCCACCTCCAGCACCTTCATCTTGGAGAAGTAGTGGTAGAAGGCCACCACATAGGTGATGATGGACTTCTCATCGGGGTTCTCTGTGAACACATCTGCCCAGTGCAAGCAAGACGGGTCAGTCCTGACCTGGCCTCCACAGTGCCCGGGCATCACCCCAGGgtgccacccctgccctggTGGTGATG contains these protein-coding regions:
- the SPTB gene encoding spectrin beta chain, erythrocytic isoform X1 is translated as MTSANDYEQLELQQPYGRVNVRWDASDDELDNDNSSARLFERSRIKALADEREAVQKKTFTKWVNSHLARVTCRISDLYMDLRDGRVLIKLLEVLSGELLPKPTKGRMRIHCLENVDKALQFLKEQRVHLENMGSHDIVDGNHRLVLGLIWTIILRFQIQDIIVHTQEGRETRSARDALLLWCQMKTAGYPHVNITNFTSSWKDGLAFNALIHRHRPELVDFQNLTKSNARHNLEHAFSVAERHLGITSLLDPEDVFTENPDEKSIITYVVAFYHYFSKMKVLEVEGRRLGKVIEHAKETERMIEGYGGLASNLLTWIEQTIASLNSRSFANSLAGVQHQLQAFSTYRTVEKPPKFQEKGNLEVLLFTIQSRMRANNQRVYTPNEGRLVSDINRAWEQLEKAEHERELALRNELIRQEKLEQLARRFDRKAAMREAWLSENQRLVAQDNFGQDLPAVEAAKKKHEAIETDTAAYKERVQAIEAVAKELEVEGYHDIQRINRRKDNILRLWEQLLELLAARRQRLEMNLVLQHLFQEMLHSIDWMDEVKVQLASPECGKHLLEAEELLQTHQLLERDMALQAEKTRAISTAAFRFADAEGYRPCDPKIIRDRVSHLELCRRELAALAARRRALLEQSRSLWTCLWELDETEAWIKEQEQLYSSLDFGKDLPGVLLLQRRHAAFEAELRGRGGRLEQALAAGEGLAVAGQAADRLRERSAVVRALWAQLEELAAFRRRGLREAEGFFQFQAETEELMEALRDARRRAAAEELGQDESHTRVLLRQHHELLEELVAAKEQLDGLTQQADGFPPELRGSPEAQSRLEALWELHAEVAMLAEKRGRQLQDALDLYTVFGESDACHLWMASKETWLGQLEVPQALEDLDVVQHRLDGLEQEMATVASQIAAVNQAADGLLASRHPRSPHVRQCQEQLNERWERFRALVAERHRAVGSALRLLNYRLECEETRQWLQSKARAVEATAELGRDLAGVLATQRKLYGIERELAVAEERLATLRSQADELAKERPEVAGEVAEQLTAAVAAWDELQAALRDQAASLGEAGQLRRFLQDLDDFQAWLFGAQKAVAATDEVPVSLAEAEELLQRHEAARRDAEEHADAFTTLMEAGEKVVGEQTDPQYEGLRQRLQGVEAGWAALGRMAEARHRFLIQCRGFQEFLRDAKQAEILLTNQEYTLTHLDVPTTLEGSAAALRRFQNFCAGVESSAEKVPEVVAGGTKLVAEGNIFAEKITEKCQALQKRHGDIAAKVEEAAGLLQDNHELQTFLQNCQELDAWVEEKMLTALDASYGEARGLHGKWQKHQAFMAELAANRGWLEKIEKEGKELASRKPQYGEVVARQLEKLRERWDGLRHAGEEKGRQLFEANRSTLYAQSYGELESWLGQAEEELRSAEPAKDLTATNLQLKKLTRLEEQVGARMKELDELEWQGPPLVRDEPDADGHEQKLRRRFRDLLEPLGRRRMELETAKAMYQLGRDLEDETLWVQERLPLARSTEHGTDLQSVQCLAKRNETLQKELAGHGPRLAEVLRRGEAAVSSTGLSPELEVRARELQALWEMLRAETAARQQRLREAGEAQQYYLDASEAEAWISEQELFMGAEEKPKDEESGLVMLKRHIRQQRSIEDYGQTIKELAGRAQQLLSAGHPEGEQIIRLQGQVDKHYAGLKEVAEERRRRLENMSHLFQLKREVEDLEQWIAERDVVASSQEMGQDLDHVTLLREKFREFARDTGSVGQERVDRVNLAIEDLIDAGHTEAATMAEWKDGLNESWADLLELIDTRMQLLAASHDLHKYFYDGAELLSLIAARRQELPQDLGEDAGTVEAFHRMHSAFERDLQLLETQVQQFRETAARLQAAYAGEKAAGIQEQEQEVARALQALLEACSGRRARLVDTADKHRFFGMVRDLLSWMESTVRQIETQEKPRDVSSVELLMKYHQGIRAEVDARGKNFTACIELGKKLLQRKHQDSPEIKVKLMELVEKRRAMMETWEQRWERLRLLLEVCQFSRDATVAESWLMAQEPYLASSDYGQTVDAVEKLLKRHEAFEKSSATWEERIAALRKLTTLELMDGRTLRDGVTHVEGPEYHLDLDGELEAGSEEEEEKRKGESTQDTSLPTTDGPEPLARTTGDEEPPSPSPRVPREEPEEPATLPARTCSIQLEGYLGRKHDLEAATKRASNRSWSTRYCVLRGGQLAFFKDAKSRALGLPCHGEEPLGLRDALCEVAAGYKKKKHVFKLRLSNGSEWLFHGKDEEELQAWLQGLSSAITECQGSRGKAQSLPLPPAAPLPRKDKEKRFSFFPKKK
- the SPTB gene encoding spectrin beta chain, erythrocytic isoform X2; translated protein: MTSANDYEQLELQQPYGRVNVRWDASDDELDNDNSSARLFERSRIKALADEREAVQKKTFTKWVNSHLARVTCRISDLYMDLRDGRVLIKLLEVLSGELLPKPTKGRMRIHCLENVDKALQFLKEQRVHLENMGSHDIVDGNHRLVLGLIWTIILRFQIQDIIVHTQEGRETRSARDALLLWCQMKTAGYPHVNITNFTSSWKDGLAFNALIHRHRPELVDFQNLTKSNARHNLEHAFSVAERHLGITSLLDPEDVFTENPDEKSIITYVVAFYHYFSKMKVLEVEGRRLGKVIEHAKETERMIEGYGGLASNLLTWIEQTIASLNSRSFANSLAGVQHQLQAFSTYRTVEKPPKFQEKGNLEVLLFTIQSRMRANNQRVYTPNEGRLVSDINRAWEQLEKAEHERELALRNELIRQEKLEQLARRFDRKAAMREAWLSENQRLVAQDNFGQDLPAVEAAKKKHEAIETDTAAYKERVQAIEAVAKELEVEGYHDIQRINRRKDNILRLWEQLLELLAARRQRLEMNLVLQHLFQEMLHSIDWMDEVKVQLASPECGKHLLEAEELLQTHQLLERDMALQAEKTRAISTAAFRFADAEGYRPCDPKIIRDRVSHLELCRRELAALAARRRALLEQSRSLWTCLWELDETEAWIKEQEQLYSSLDFGKDLPGVLLLQRRHAAFEAELRGRGGRLEQALAAGEGLAVAGQAADRLRERSAVVRALWAQLEELAAFRRRGLREAEGFFQFQAETEELMEALRDARRRAAAEELGQDESHTRVLLRQHHELLEELVAAKEQLDGLTQQADGFPPELRGSPEAQSRLEALWELHAEVAMLAEKRGRQLQDALDLYTVFGESDACHLWMASKETWLGQLEVPQALEDLDVVQHRLDGLEQEMATVASQIAAVNQAADGLLASRHPRSPHVRQCQEQLNERWERFRALVAERHRAVGSALRLLNYRLECEETRQWLQSKARAVEATAELGRDLAGVLATQRKLYGIERELAVAEERLATLRSQADELAKERPEVAGEVAEQLTAAVAAWDELQAALRDQAASLGEAGQLRRFLQDLDDFQAWLFGAQKAVAATDEVPVSLAEAEELLQRHEAARRDAEEHADAFTTLMEAGEKVVGEQTDPQYEGLRQRLQGVEAGWAALGRMAEARHRFLIQCRGFQEFLRDAKQAEILLTNQEYTLTHLDVPTTLEGSAAALRRFQNFCAGVESSAEKVPEVVAGGTKLVAEGNIFAEKITEKCQALQKRHGDIAAKVEEAAGLLQDNHELQTFLQNCQELDAWVEEKMLTALDASYGEARGLHGKWQKHQAFMAELAANRGWLEKIEKEGKELASRKPQYGEVVARQLEKLRERWDGLRHAGEEKGRQLFEANRSTLYAQSYGELESWLGQAEEELRSAEPAKDLTATNLQLKKLTRLEEQVGARMKELDELEWQGPPLVRDEPDADGHEQKLRRRFRDLLEPLGRRRMELETAKAMYQLGRDLEDETLWVQERLPLARSTEHGTDLQSVQCLAKRNETLQKELAGHGPRLAEVLRRGEAAVSSTGLSPELEVRARELQALWEMLRAETAARQQRLREAGEAQQYYLDASEAEAWISEQELFMGAEEKPKDEESGLVMLKRHIRQQRSIEDYGQTIKELAGRAQQLLSAGHPEGEQIIRLQGQVDKHYAGLKEVAEERRRRLENMSHLFQLKREVEDLEQWIAERDVVASSQEMGQDLDHVTLLREKFREFARDTGSVGQERVDRVNLAIEDLIDAGHTEAATMAEWKDGLNESWADLLELIDTRMQLLAASHDLHKYFYDGAELLSLIAARRQELPQDLGEDAGTVEAFHRMHSAFERDLQLLETQVQQFRETAARLQAAYAGEKAAGIQEQEQEVARALQALLEACSGRRARLVDTADKHRFFGMVRDLLSWMESTVRQIETQEKPRDVSSVELLMKYHQGIRAEVDARGKNFTACIELGKKLLQRKHQDSPEIKVKLMELVEKRRAMMETWEQRWERLRLLLEVCQFSRDATVAESWLMAQEPYLASSDYGQTVDAVEKLLKRHEAFEKSSATWEERIAALRKLTTLELMDGRTLRDGVTHVEGPEYHLDLDGELEAGSEEEEEKRKGESTQDTSLPTTDGPEPVSS